From one Gossypium hirsutum isolate 1008001.06 chromosome D08, Gossypium_hirsutum_v2.1, whole genome shotgun sequence genomic stretch:
- the LOC107932470 gene encoding casparian strip membrane protein 1, with amino-acid sequence MATAEKSGEIAINMSETKASTKGKAPLLNSSKAFAVVEPPNRGAKRGIAIGDFFLRLCALGAALGAAISMGTADQLLPFTTQFLQFEAQYDDFDAFRYFVISLAMVTGYLLLSLPFSIVCIIRPLATAPRLFLVIFDSIMGGVTIAAGSAAAAIVYVAHTGNPNTNWLPICQQYGDYCQSASGAVIGSLIAGAVLFFIVILSAFALKRS; translated from the exons ATGGCGACAGCTGAGAAAAGCGGTGAAATAGCAATCAACATGTCGGAGACAAAAGCCAGTACTAAAGGAAAAGCTCCATTGTTAAACTCTTCCAAAGCTTTCGCCGTCGTCGAACCACCGAACCGAGGAGCCAAAAGAGGTATCGCCATTGGTGATTTCTTTTTGAGACTATGTGCCCTTGGAGCCGCCCTCGGTGCCGCTATATCAATGGGGACCGCCGATCAACTTCTCCCTTTTACAACTCAGTTCCTCCAATTCGAAGCTCAATACGATGATTTTGATGCTTTCCg GTATTTTGTGATCTCACTTGCCATGGTTACTGGTTATCTTCTCCTGTCATTGCCATTTTCCATAGTCTGCATCATTCGTCCACTTGCAACAGCTCCAAGGCTCTTCCTTGTCATCTTTGATAGT ATAATGGGGGGTGTAACCATAGCAGCAGGTTCAGCTGCTGCAGCAATTGTATATGTGGCTCATACAGGGAACCCAAACACCAATTGGCTTCCTATTTGTCAACAGTACGGTGATTATTGCCAAAGTGCAAGTGGAGCAGTGATAGGTTCTTTAATAGCTGGTGCAGTCCTCTTCTTTATAGTTATACTTTCAGCTTTTGCTCTTAAAAGAAGCTGA